The nucleotide window TGCATATATGGGTAGTATTGGTGAGATTATGGATATTCCTGTCATTATGAAGAATGCTGGGATGTATATGGATAGTACGTCTCTGATTACGCTTCTACTCATCCCTCATCCCCTATGCTTTACCCCCGCTCCCTCCTTGATGTCTATTTTGGTTTTATATTTAAGTGCTTCCCTCAAAGGTTTCCCCACGTTTTATTCTCCATTTTGGATTCTTTTCCATCCCTTAATGGTTTTTTATGGTAAAATTTTTATGTTGATTATTCTCCATTATTGTTTTGTTGTGGGGGTTGGTTTCCGGTGTTGGATGAGGTTGATCTTGAAATTTTGAGGATTCTTCAGGGGGATTGTAGGGTTACTGTTAAGGAGGTGGCTAGGAGGCTTGGTAAGCCTGTGACCACTGTTTATTCTAGGTTGAAGAGGCTTGAGGGGGATGGTTATGTTAGGGGTTATAGGGCTATTTTGGATGCTGGTAGGCTTGGCTATTCCACCACTGCCTTTGTCTTCGTTTCATTCTCCTATGAGGCTGCTGGTAGGAGGCTTGATCAGAGGGAGGTGGCTAGGGTTATTGCAAGTTTCCCTGAGGTTCAGGAGGTTCATATTGTGACTGGGGATTGGGATATGCTTTTGAAGGTTAGGGTTAGGGGGGTTGAGGAGCTTGGTAGGTTTATTGTGGATAAGCTTAGGAGGGTTGAGGGTGTGGTGAAGACTTTGACTTCTGTTTCCCTTGATTGTGTTAAGGAGGATACCTCCATTCCAATTTAGGTTAACGTGTATAGTATTATTGTGAAGGTTATTGTGGCTATTACGCTTGGCACTAGTAGCTTGTAGGCTTTTGATAGTTTGCAGTTGAAGTATCTTGCTGTGTAGACGTAGCATAGGTGTATTGGTGAGGCTATGTATGCAGTGTAGCTTGAGATGTATATTGCGCTTATGGTTTTCGTGTCCAGCTTCTTTATGCCTCCAATTATTGGTAGTGAGAGGACTATTCCTGTTAGTGGGCTTCCCGTTAGTAGTCCTAGTAGTGCGGGGGCTATGTATTGTAGGGCTTCTGCTGGTATTCCTGTGGAGTTTATTGCCCGTGTTATTGATTGTGTGGCTCCTGTTATGTTGAAGGCTTGTTGTAGTAGCATGCTGCTGAAGCTTGCCAGTGTTATGCCTATGGTTCTCCTGCTCTTCACTGCCTCCATCATTTTCTTTGGTTTTACTTTTGCTGTTAATGTTATGGCTGCTACTCCCATGGCTACTCCAATTATCATTCCAGTGTCGCTGACCATGGTTTTTAGTGGTATGGCTATTGTTAGGGATAGGATTAGTGGTGTTGCTGCTTTCAGTGTTTCCCATGTTTTTATGTTTTCCTCCTTTGCTTCGCTGGTTTCCCTGTCTACTTTTTTCCCGTGTAGTGCTGTTATGTATCCTATGATTATCATGAATATTGTGGTTGGGATTTGCTGTATGGCTATTTCGGTTATGGATGCTCCTGTTAGGGCTGCTATGGCTATCATTACGTTGCTTATTGGGTATGTTAGGAATATTGTGTGTCTGAACCAGACGTTTGTGTAGACTGCTGTTTCAGTGTCTAGGTTTAGTGTGGGGGTTAGTGATTCTATTATTGGGGCTGACATTAGTGCTCCTCCAGCTATGGGGAGTAATCCTATTATTGCTGGTGTTATCATTGCGGCTAGTTTTGGGTTTTTTAGGGTTTTTGCCACTCCGATTCCAAGCTTCTTTATTTCTCCAGTGTTTCTGTATAGTTCTGCTAGGATGGCTATGAGCATGCTTGTTATGGTTAGTGTCCATGTGGCTTGGCTTCTTATGGTTTCCACTATTATTTCTGGGGTTTTCTGTGGGTTTGTGGCTGCTATTATTGCTGTGGCTGTTATTAGTGCTATTCCCACTTCTATTCCTCTCCATGCCATGATCATTATTGTTGCTAGTGCTGTTGCCACTGCTATTGTGGCTGTGTCCAAGGGTTTCACTCTCCATTGCCTGATTGCGTTTGGTTTCCCTTATGGTTTACTTGTTTCTCCTTTTAAGTGTTTCCATTGGTTATTCGTATCTTAGTGCTGTGGCTGGTGGGATTTTTGCTGCCATGTATGCTGGTAGTGCTCCTCCAATTATTCCTGTGGCTATTGTGAGTGTGGTTGTGGTGGTTATTAGTTGTGGGGTTATGGCTGGTTTTGCCTGTATGGTTATTGTGGTTGTTCCGCTGGTTATTTTTAGGCCTTGTCCTGCGAATAGGTGTGCTCCTATTACGCCTAGGGTTTCCCCTATTATTCCTCCTATTATGCTCATGGTTAGTGCCTCCATTAGTATTAGTGTGATTATTTGTGTGTTTGTGAATCCCACTGCCTTCATTACGCCTATTTCCCTTGTTCTCTCCATTACTGATGTTATCATGGTTGCAGCTATGCCCATGACTGCCACTGCCAGTGAGGCTGTGGATGTGGTGTAGTTTATGAGGTTTATGGCTTCTGTTATGCTTGTGGCTATGTTGGCTATGGCTGCGAAGCTGATTACTGATATTTTCCCTTGGTAGGTTTCCCTCATTTTTGTTGTGAATGGGGCTACGCTTTTTGAGTCTTTCATTAGCACTATTATTCCATTCCACTCGTTTTGGTTTAGTAGTTTTCTTCCTGCTTCTGTGTTTAGGAATATTGTTTGGTCTGGGCTGAATAGTAGTGCTCCCCCATACTCCTTTAGTATTCCTGTTATCTTCACGTTTATTCTTCTTGTTTGGGTTATTCTCCCCCCTTGTATTGCGCTTACTGTTATGGTTAATGTGTCGCCTATGTCATATTGTTTCTCCCCGTTTTCCGTGTATGCTATCTTGTATCCTATGAGGGCTTCTATTGTGCTTGTTGGGTTTGGTGTTTCTCCACTCATTATTTCTAGGCTTCCAATTGCCCTTAGTATTAGGTCTATTTTTGTTGCGTATATGTATATTCTTGTTTCGCTTCCCCCTATCTTCATGGTTCCCTGCATGGTGTAGAATGGTTCTGCTTCTGCTACTCCCTCCATGCTTCTTATTTGGTTTAGGTCGTCTTGTGTTAGTTTGTAGTTTGATTCTGGGTATATTATTATGGTGTTTTGGCCCATGCTTGAAATTTGGTTTACTATGTAGTCTGAGTATCCCTTCACTACGCTTCCCATCATTATCATTATCATTGGCCCAATTATTATTCCAATTATTGTTAGTGTTGATCTAATCTTCCTTTCGTTTATGGCTTTCACTGCCATTTTCATTGCGTCCACTATTATTGTCCATTTCACTCCTTCCACTCCTCCTTTATTTTCCTCGTGTATGCCTTGTACATCTTGTATATCATGGTTGCAGCTATTGTTAGGAATATGGTTGTGGCTGCAGTTATTGTTATTGTTGTCCATGGTGTTTGTGTGGGTTGCTGTTGTTGTGGTGGTGTTGCTTCTTGTATTCTGGTTATTGTGGCGTTGACTTTTATTGTCTCCTTCTCGTTGAATGCGTTTTGGTATGTTATTTCTATTGTTGCTTTATTGCTGCCTGTGGATGATGCTTCTATTTTGAATGCTGCCTCCCCTCCTGGCTCTATGTCTCCAATATATGTTTCGCTTTGCATGTATTGTGCTTTCACCCTGTATGCTGTGGCTGAGCCATAGTTTATTATTGTCCCAGTTATCCTCACAATCCCCCCGGATTCTTCGGCCTTTAAATCCTTTATTGTTAGGTCTATGTATGGTTGTATGGCTATGGCTGTTAGGTGTTGGTATGTGTGCTCGTTTCCTGTGGGGTCTTTGTAGGTTATCTTCATGGTCATTGTGGTTACGCCGTAGTTTATTGTGGTTGTGGCTCCTAGGGCTGTTTGTGTGGCTTGTGGGTTGTATGTGAATTTCACTGGAATCTTTATTTGCTTGTTTGGTTCGAGTTTTTCAATGTATATTTTTGATGGTGAGGCTATTAGTATTGGGTTGGTTTGTGTGGGTGTCATGTCTATGTATACGTTGTATGCTGGTGCTGTTCCATTGCATGTTACTGTTAGGTTTAGTGTTGTCTGTCTCCCCTGTATTAGTCTCCCCTCAACTTCCACGTTTATGTTTCTTGTGCCTCCGAGGACTGGTATTTCTATGGTTTTGTTTATGCTTCTCCTTGTCCCCCAGCTGTCTATGTATGTTATTGTCGTGTTGGCCTTGTAGGTTCCAGTTTTATTTACTTGCACGTTTATTTTTGCTTGGAATGTTATTGTGTCTCCTCTGGTGTAGGTTTGTTGTGGTGTTGCTTGTTGTGTTTGCTGCATTATTTTCGCTATTTCTTGTGGTGTGAGTGTTTCTAATGCTATTCTTTGTTGTGGTTGTGTGGGTGTGGCTATTACTGTTCTGCTTTTGTTGTCTTTTGAGTCTGTGAATCCCTTTGGCAATTGTATTATCATTGTTGGCCCCTTCAGTTGGTCTATGGTGTTTACCCGTATGGTGATTTTTAGTGTTGCCCCATAGGTTCCTGGTTGGCATGATCCTTCAGGCCATTCTACGCTTATTACTTCTATGGCTTCCCTGTCGCTCATGACTTGTAATTCTATTTCATGTGTCTCAATTACCCTTGTTCCCGGCCCACCTGTGTCCATTATGTAGTCTGCTTCCAGCTTCGCTTTGTATTTTCCTGGTTGTATGTTTGCTATGCTTGTTCTAAGGTTTGCTGTGGTTGATGTGTAGGGTTGTATTGGCCCATTTATGTATGTTTCTGCTTCTCTAATTCCGTTGGGTGGTTTGAGTTTTAGGTGTATTCCCCTTATGTTGTATGGGTTGTTGTTGGTTATTGTGATTTGTAGTGTGGCGTTTTCGGTGTTTGGGTATACGTTTATGTTGTTTTGCCATTGCACCGTTATTACGCTTATTCCTCCGCCTCTAGGTTTTTCCTCGATGTTTATTGTTATCTGGTTTGTGGATGTGGTTTTCGTCATGGTTCCTCCACTCATGTCTAGCCAGTATGTGGCTTTCACGTTTACAGTTATGGTTTGGGGTGCTTCTGGTTTTATGTTGTAGTATAGTGTGGCTGTGAATGTTCCTCCTGTGGTTATTCTCCCCTGGTATGTGTCTATTGGTTTTATTGGGTTTAGCCATGGTGAGTCTGCTTCCACAATTATTCCCTGTGCATCTCTTTCCCAAACATTCATCATTGTGATTTGTAGTGCGCTGTACATTGATTGTTGGTATGTGGGTGTGGGTTGGGTTGTGCCCCATTGTAGTGTTATGGGTTTTATTGCTTGCTTCATCTCCAATGTTGCCTCCTCCACTTTTAGGGTTAATGTTGTTGTGGCGTTTTCATTGTATGTTACTCCATCCCTGGTTTGCATGGTGGCGTTTATGGTGAGTTGGGCTTGGTATGTTCCTGGCTGTGTTTGGCTTGATATGTCTATTCCATTGAATGTTATTGTGGATGTTTCCCCTATGGGTGTGTTGGGCATGTTTGTTGAGGCTTCTTTTGGGGTTATTTGTGGTGTTGGGAGCTGTATTTTTGCTGTGCCCCCCGTTATGGTTGCCTCCCCATTATTCCTCAATGTCACCTGTATGTTGGTGTTTAGTGTGTCTGGGTGGTTTGATGGTGTCAATTTCGCCTCTAAAACTGCTATTACGAGTTTTGGGTATGGGTTTACTGTTAATGTTACATTGTATTCCTCCTCTTTTGGCTGTCCATTCTCCCTGTAGTTTACGGTTATCTTTGCCGTGTAGTTTCCAGGGTTCACATTTCTATCCACGTCTAGTCTCCATTCGAAGTATATGGTTTCTCCTGGCTGTGTGATGGTGGCTGTGGTTCCGTTGGCTGTTTTTGCTGGTGTTGTGTATCCGTATCCGTAGCTTGGGTTTACTCCGTTTGGTGGTGTTATCTTTGCTGTGCATGATTGTATTGCTGTGTTTCCAACATGTTTTGCTTCCACTCTTAGCGCCGTGTTTTGGCTTCCTGGGTATACTGGTGTTCCCGCTGTGCTTCTCCAGTTTACTGCTGTTATGTTTAGTGTGTTGGTTTGTGCTTCCACATGGGTGTTTATCATCATGATGATTATTAGTGTTATGATTATTGGTGTGGTGAGCTTCACTGTTTTCTTCATTTTGTTTTCGCCTCTCATGGGTTGAGGCTTCCTTATCATCCAAGTATTCGCATGTGTATATATGTGTTTCTTCACATTGCCAGTATGCTTTTCTCTGGTTCTGGTTTTCTTGTTTCCGCTATTTTTCCGTCTCTTATGAGGTATATTTTTTGTGTGGCGTTGGCTACTTCGATGTTGTGTGTAACCATTATTATTGTTTGCCCCTCCCCCCTGTTCAGTTTAACCAGTGTCTCCACAACTTTTCTTGCTGAGTTTGTGTCTAGGTTTCCTGTGGGTTCGTCTGCCAGTATTATTTTTGGGTTTGCGGCTAGTGCTCTTGCTATGGCTACTCTTTGTTGTTCTCCTCCTGATAGTTGGTTTGGATGCTTCTTTAGCCATTCAAGGCTTCCTCCTGCTTTTAGTAGTGCTTCTTTGGCTATTTTTCGTCTTTCTTCTATGGGTGTTCCTCTTGGTATTAGTGGTAGGGTTATGTTTTCCTCTACTGTTAACCTGTTTATTAGGTTGAATTGTTGGAATATGAATCCTATTGTCTTGTTCCTCAGTTGTGCGAGTTCCTTTTCTGTGAGTTGGCTTACCCGTTTCCCTTCGATGTGGATTTCCCCTTTTGTGGGTTTGTCTAGTAGGCCTATCATGTTTAGTAGTGTTGTTTTCCCTGATCCTGAGGGGCCCATTATTGCTATGAATTCTCCTCCCCAGACTTCTAGGTTTACTCCTCTTAGCGCCCAGTATTCTCCTGCGGCTGTCCTGTATGCTTTATGTACGTCTACGAGTTTTATTGTTGGTTGCAATTTATTCTCCAGTGTATATTGGCTTTCTCTTTTCTATAAATGCTTTTAGTCCTTCCCTTGCATCCCTCGTTTCCATGAGTTTTTTGAAGGATTCCCTCTCCATCCCTAATCCTTCTTCCAGGCTTCTCCATGCTGCTTCCCTTATAAGCCTTTTGGCGTTTGCCAGTGCTTTTGGCGGATTTCCAATTATTGTTTTCGCTATGCCCATGACTGTTTCCTCAAGTTTCTCGGCCTCCACTGCCATGTTTATTAATCCGATTTTTTCGGCTTCCTCTCCGCTTAGTGTTTTCCCTGTTAATATTAGTTCCAGTGCCCTTTTCCATCCAACGATTTTTGGTAGGGTTTGTGTTCCTGTCCAGCCTGGGTGTATGCCTAGGGTTATTTCTGGGAGGGCTAGTCTTGCCTGTTTTTCGGTTATGGTTATGTCGCATGCTAGTGCGAGTTCTAGTCCTCCGCCCAGTGCGTATCCATGTACCTTTGCAATGTATATTTTCCCTCCAAATATTATTTTGCTGAGTGTTGTTTGGCCTAGTTTTATGTATTCCCATGCTTCTTCTGGGGAGGTTTTTGCGAGGGTTTTCACGTCTGCTCCTGCTGAGAAGGCTTTTCCCTCCCCCTCCACGATTACTGTGATAACCTCCCTATCCCCCTCTATGGCTGTTATTGTGTCCTGTAGGTCTTTTAGGGTTTCTGGTGTGAGTATGTTTAGTGGTGGATTCGCTATTTTTATCCTCCTTATTTTTGGTTCCCCTTCAATGGCTTCTATTCTAGCCTTACTACTTGGCATAGTTGTAGAATCCCCTCCCACTCTTCCTCCCCAATAGTCCTGCTCTCACCATTCTCCTTATCAATGGGCATACCCTATATTTTGGGTCTCCAGTTTCCTTGTATAGTGTTTCCATGATGGCTTGGACTACGTCCAGTCCTATTAGGTCTGCGAGGGCTAGTGGGCCTATGGGGTGGTTTAAGCCTAGCTTGCATGCCGTGTCAATGTCTTCTGACTTGGCTACTCCCTCCATGACCATTTGTGCCGCCTCATTTATGAATGGTATTATTAGCCTGTTCACTATGAAGCCTGGTGTATCCTTAACTTTTACTGGAACTTTCCCCAAGCTCTCCACAAATTTCAGTGCGGTTTCAAGGGTTTCGGGGCTTGTCCATTCCCCTAAAACTACTTCGACAAGTTTCATGATTGGTGCTGGGTTGAAGAAGTGTAGTCCAATCACTTTTCCAGGCCTCTTGGTGTATGAGGCTAGTAGGGTTATGCTTATGCTGCTGGTGTTTGAGGCTAGTATGCATTCAGCTTTACAGTGTTTGTCGAGTTCTTGGAATACTTGCCTCTTAACCTCTGCATCTTCGAACACAGCTTCAACAACTAGGTCTATGTCTCCATGGGCAAGTTCCTCTAGGCTGCTGCAGGGTTTAACCCGTTTGAGCACTGCTTCAGCTTCCCCCTGGGTTTTCGCCCCCTTCTCCACTGCCTTCTCCATCATCCTTTTAATGGTGTTCAATGCGTCTGAGACTGCTTGGGGATTAGCATCATATATCAATGTTTCGTAGCCTGCTTCGGCTGTGGTTTGGGCTATTCCTCTCCCCATGGTTCCAGCGCCCACAATTCCTATGCGTTTTATTTCCAAGCCAATTCACCACTTGAGGGTGTGTTTTTCGCCTTGTTTGGGGGCTGTGAACTCCGTGTTTGGTAGTCCTTCGGCCAGAAGCCTTTTAAGTTCCTCCACTTCTGCGTTGGAGCCGTGTACGGCTATTACGTGTTTGGGTTTTAAGTCTAAGGCCATTTTGTAGGCGTCTTTTGGGGAGGCTGTGGGTGATGGTGTTCCGCAGGGGAGTATGGCTAGATCCACTGGGCTTAATTCGGCTAGATTCACGTATCCGGAGTCTCCTCCATGGAATATCCTAATCCCAGAGGCTTCAGCCAGGTATAGTGTTATTGGCCCAACATGTCTCCCCTTGACGCCAGTTACCCTTACACCATCAACCTCCAATGTTTTACCGTGCTCTGCTGGATATAGCCTCTCGGCTTCCACTATGCCTTTAAGCTTGCCGGTCATGGCTGGCTCGATTATGATTTTGCAGTCCAGCTTTTTGGCCAGTGTTTTCAAGGTTTCTGCGTTGTAGTGGTCGTGGTGGTCGTGTGTGTATAGGATTATTAGGGGTTTGCATTTTGTGAGGGGTTCCATGGTTTGGGGGTCAATCATGTTGGCTGGGTCGAATAATAGTCCAACATCTCCAATTTTTATTGTGATTCCGGAGTAGCCTAGGTATTGTGTGTGGATTTCCTTTGTGTTTTTCATGTTTACTATTTTGTTGTTGGTGGCTTTTAACTTTAACGGGTTTTTATGTATTGGTTTATTTTGTTTATGAGGTTTTGGTATTCTTGTAGGAATGTTTTCCCCTTTTCTGTGAGTTTTAGTCCTGTGTTGTCCCATGTTATTAGGTCTAGGTATGATAGTTCTTGTAGTCTTTCTTTTAGTCTTTTTGTGTTTAGGTTTGATTTGTAGAGGACGTGTGTTATTTTTGCGCGTTTTGTTGGGCTTGTGCTGCTTAGTTGCTGTATTGCTTCTAGGATGTTTAGGTATATTGTTATTCTGTCTCTGCGTTTCAGGAATTTTGTTGTTCTGTCCTCCATCATCATTTTGTTTCCCCCAGAGGTGTTTTCGGCTTTGGGGGTGATTCCATATTGCAGTTTATTGGAGTTTCAACATTAATCTTTTCCATTCTTTTGCAGTTTTCATATTATTGGTGTTAGTTTTGTTATTGTGTTTGTGAATATTTCTGCTGTTGCCCATGATATTCCCCCCACTGTTAGGAGTATGGATGTGTTGAGGGTGATTCTCCATTTGTATCCTCCTCTAACTATGGTCATGGCTGCAGCGTTTATTGTGGAGATGATGTATGTGAAGATCATGTTTGCTATGGTTATGGTTTGTGTGGGGATTGTGTTTATGGGTATGTATTGTATTGGTAGGGTGGGTATTATGGATGTGAATTGTGTGAGTGTGTTGGTTACTGCTATTAGTAGGATTATGGTTATTGGGTGCATCATCATTATTATTGTGTCCATGGTTTTCGCTGTGGTTAATCGTCTCTTCCTCATTTCCAGTATTTTTATTGTTGTGTCTGCTATGGTTTTGCTTGTCTGTATTGGTGGTGCTCCTACTCTTATGCTGTCCACTAGCATTTGGTTCATTATTCTTATGGTGTGGCTTCCCGTTTCTTCTGCCATGAGTTTGAAGGATTTTTCTATGTCTAATCCAAGGTTTATCCAGCTTATGGCGTGTTGTATCCCATTTTTTAGTGGTCCTAGGTGTATGTTTTTTGTGTATTCTAGGGCTGCTTTTGGGTTTAGTGTTGTGGCTAGGTTTTCTCCTAGGGTTTTTATTAGTGTGGGGTAGTATTCGTCTATTGTTTGCACTCTTTTCTCTAGGTTTCTCGTTAGGATTCCCAGTGGTAGGAGGGTTAGGCCGCTGGAGGTTATGGCTATTGGTGGTATGTGTGTGGCTGTGTATGTGGTTATGGCTATGGTTATGGATGCGGGTATTGTGATGGCTGCCGCGATTTTTATTGTTTTGTGGGTTGGGTGGTCTTTTTCAAGGTACATCATTATGTCTTTTGGTGCTGTGCTCCATAGGGCTATTGTTAGTGTGGCTGTGGAGGCTGCTGCGGCTATGTATGCTAGGGTTATGGTGTTTGGGTTTATGGTGAATAGGCTCATGGCTATCACTATGATTATTATGACTGCTGCTATGCTTTGGAATGTTCCGTATACTCCGCTTAGCATTCTTAGGGTTTCTAGGCTTCTCCCCTGTTGTCCCATGTATTCCTCCATTATGGTGGCGTGTTCCAGTTCTAGGTAGTCTTTTGGTTTTGTTGTGGAGAGGGCTTCAGCCATTCTTGTGAGTATGTCTTTTAGTGGTGGTTTTACTGTTTTTGCCGCTTGGGCTATGGCTTTTGTTAGTCCTAGGCTCATGTTTATGGCGAGGTTTATTATGTTTTTGAAGGTTTCCCTGTATTCCCTGTATTCCTCTTTTTTGGCTATGCTTTCTATTATTTCTCTTGGTTCTGTTAGTCCTAGGGATAGTGTGTACATGTGGGTTATGGCTAGGACTAGTTTTATGTTTAGTTGTCCTGGCCCCGCTGTTTTCCTTGTTAGTAGGATTATGGTTGTGGAGGCTGTTATGGTGGCTGTGGCTATTGCGGCTGTGTAGTTGGCTTGTAGGGTTAGTAGTATGGTTAGGGTTAGGGTGATTGTTGTGGTGGCTGTGAGGGTTAGTGTTAGTTTGTCCATGGTTTTTCTCCTCTCATTATTTTTTGGTGTACTGTTTCTATGCTTGTTCTCGCTGTTTCAATCATTGTTCTCCATAGGTCTAGGTATCCTGGCGCGTTTTTCATGTGCCATTCTATTATTTCTGCTCTCATCTTCATTTCCCTGTATAGTTGGTCTAGTTTGTCTCTTCCCCATCCCCTGTAGGGGAGTACTTTTGTTTCTAGTAGCATGCTCATTCCAGTGTAGTCTAGTTTGTCTCTGTCTGGGTCGTATATGAAGGTGGGTAGGTATAGTAGGTTTCCCGTGTTTGGGTTGTATCCCAGTATCTCGTTTACTGTTGTGACTCTCCTTATGAATTTCCCTCCCCTCTCTATTCTTGATTGGAATATGGTTATGTTTAGTCCGTCTAGCTGTGTTTTTGGGACGTTTATTGGGTCTGAGGTTAGTCTTTGGAATAGTTGTGTTAGTGTTCCTGCGTGGAAGGTGGCTATTACTGGGTGTCCCGTGTTTATGGCTTGGAAGGCTATTCTCCCCTCTTCCCCTCTTATTTCGCCTATTATTATGTAGTCTGGTCTTTGTCTTAGGGCTGCTTTTACTAGGTCGAACATGGTTACTGGGCTTCCCGTGTGTAGTCTTGTGACTTCTCTAACCCAGTTTTTGTGTGGTAGCCTCACTTCTGGGGTTTCCTCTATGCTTACTATTTTGCTGTAGTATGGTATGAAGGGGAGGAGGGCTGTTAGTGTTGTGGTTTTCCCTGAGGCTGTTTCTCCGCATATCATTATTGATACCCCTATTTCCATGAGCATCCACATGTATGCCGCCATTTCGGGTGTTAGTGTGCCGTATCGGCATAGTTGGGCTATGGAGAGTGGTTCTTTTGCGAATTTTCTTATGGTGAAGTTGCTTCCCTGTAGGCTTATGTCTTCTCCGAATACTATGTTTAGTCTGCTTCCGTCTGGTAGGTGTATGTCTAGGATTGGGTTTGCGTGGCTTATTATTTTCCCATGTCTTTCCGCCATGCTTCTTAGTACCCTGTCTATTTCTCTTCTGTCTACGTTTATGTTGGATTCTAGGTATCCGTATGCTCTGTGGTATACGAATATGTTTCCTGCTCCTGGTATGCTTATGTCTTCGAGCATTTCGTCTAGTAGGAATGGGTCTAGGAATCCGTATCCCAGTTTCTCTCTTAGCATGTGGTATATGATGTTTTGTTCCTGTTCCCCCTTCACCTTTATTTTCGCTTTTCTTATGGCTTTTGGTGTTAGTCTTCTTATGGTTTCCTCCTTGTTTTCCATGGTTACTTCTATGTTTTCTTCCATTACTATTTTTGCGAGGGCTTCCTCCACTTTCTCCATGATTTCCTGTGGGGGTTTCTCTGGCTCTATTATTATGTATCTTCTCTCTAGTGGTTTTATGTGTATGAATATTTTGTTGGGGAGTGGGTATATTGTTTCTTCTGTGGTTTGTTTTGTTGGTTCTGGTTTGGGTTGGTATGTGGGTTTCTGTTTTAGGGTTTTTAGGTATATTTGTAGGTGTGGGTTGAGTTTTTCCGCTTCTTCCAGTGTTTGTGGGGGTGTTTCTGTTTCGGGGGGTTTCCCTGTTTTTGGTGTTTCTGTTTTTCTGGGTTTTAGTTTTCCCAGTATATTCATATGGTGACCTCTCCTATGGGGAGTACTCTTAGTCCTAGGGTTGGGTTTATTTCTAGGTTTATTATGGGTGTTCTTTCTCCGCTGCTCCCCCAGAGTTTCACTATTTTTAGTGTTTTTATTTGTATTCCTCCTATGGTTTTGTTTTCCAGTGTGAGGTATACTTCGCTGGAGGCTTTTACTACTCTGGCTACTTCTGGGTCTATGAAGTTTGGGTGGAAGGTGAGTATTACTGTTTTCCCCTTTGTGATTAGGTTTCTTGTTCTTGTGATGAAGGTGAGTATTTGGGTGTTTTCCACGTTTAGGGATAGGCTGCTTAGGTCGTCTATGAGTATGCATTTTATTTTTGAGTTTTTGTTTTCCACGAATTTTGTTAGGGTTTGGAGGAAGTATGGTGCT belongs to Candidatus Culexarchaeum yellowstonense and includes:
- a CDS encoding Lrp/AsnC family transcriptional regulator, which translates into the protein MLDEVDLEILRILQGDCRVTVKEVARRLGKPVTTVYSRLKRLEGDGYVRGYRAILDAGRLGYSTTAFVFVSFSYEAAGRRLDQREVARVIASFPEVQEVHIVTGDWDMLLKVRVRGVEELGRFIVDKLRRVEGVVKTLTSVSLDCVKEDTSIPI
- a CDS encoding DUF401 family protein, with product MDTATIAVATALATIMIMAWRGIEVGIALITATAIIAATNPQKTPEIIVETIRSQATWTLTITSMLIAILAELYRNTGEIKKLGIGVAKTLKNPKLAAMITPAIIGLLPIAGGALMSAPIIESLTPTLNLDTETAVYTNVWFRHTIFLTYPISNVMIAIAALTGASITEIAIQQIPTTIFMIIIGYITALHGKKVDRETSEAKEENIKTWETLKAATPLILSLTIAIPLKTMVSDTGMIIGVAMGVAAITLTAKVKPKKMMEAVKSRRTIGITLASFSSMLLQQAFNITGATQSITRAINSTGIPAEALQYIAPALLGLLTGSPLTGIVLSLPIIGGIKKLDTKTISAIYISSYTAYIASPIHLCYVYTARYFNCKLSKAYKLLVPSVIATITFTIILYTLT
- a CDS encoding ABC transporter permease; translation: MKWTIIVDAMKMAVKAINERKIRSTLTIIGIIIGPMIMIMMGSVVKGYSDYIVNQISSMGQNTIIIYPESNYKLTQDDLNQIRSMEGVAEAEPFYTMQGTMKIGGSETRIYIYATKIDLILRAIGSLEIMSGETPNPTSTIEALIGYKIAYTENGEKQYDIGDTLTITVSAIQGGRITQTRRINVKITGILKEYGGALLFSPDQTIFLNTEAGRKLLNQNEWNGIIVLMKDSKSVAPFTTKMRETYQGKISVISFAAIANIATSITEAINLINYTTSTASLAVAVMGIAATMITSVMERTREIGVMKAVGFTNTQIITLILMEALTMSIIGGIIGETLGVIGAHLFAGQGLKITSGTTTITIQAKPAITPQLITTTTTLTIATGIIGGALPAYMAAKIPPATALRYE
- a CDS encoding ABC transporter ATP-binding protein, with translation MQPTIKLVDVHKAYRTAAGEYWALRGVNLEVWGGEFIAIMGPSGSGKTTLLNMIGLLDKPTKGEIHIEGKRVSQLTEKELAQLRNKTIGFIFQQFNLINRLTVEENITLPLIPRGTPIEERRKIAKEALLKAGGSLEWLKKHPNQLSGGEQQRVAIARALAANPKIILADEPTGNLDTNSARKVVETLVKLNRGEGQTIIMVTHNIEVANATQKIYLIRDGKIAETRKPEPEKSILAM
- a CDS encoding enoyl-CoA hydratase/isomerase family protein, translated to MPSSKARIEAIEGEPKIRRIKIANPPLNILTPETLKDLQDTITAIEGDREVITVIVEGEGKAFSAGADVKTLAKTSPEEAWEYIKLGQTTLSKIIFGGKIYIAKVHGYALGGGLELALACDITITEKQARLALPEITLGIHPGWTGTQTLPKIVGWKRALELILTGKTLSGEEAEKIGLINMAVEAEKLEETVMGIAKTIIGNPPKALANAKRLIREAAWRSLEEGLGMERESFKKLMETRDAREGLKAFIEKRKPIYTGE
- a CDS encoding 3-hydroxybutyryl-CoA dehydrogenase, whose translation is MKRIGIVGAGTMGRGIAQTTAEAGYETLIYDANPQAVSDALNTIKRMMEKAVEKGAKTQGEAEAVLKRVKPCSSLEELAHGDIDLVVEAVFEDAEVKRQVFQELDKHCKAECILASNTSSISITLLASYTKRPGKVIGLHFFNPAPIMKLVEVVLGEWTSPETLETALKFVESLGKVPVKVKDTPGFIVNRLIIPFINEAAQMVMEGVAKSEDIDTACKLGLNHPIGPLALADLIGLDVVQAIMETLYKETGDPKYRVCPLIRRMVRAGLLGRKSGRGFYNYAK
- a CDS encoding MBL fold metallo-hydrolase; its protein translation is MKNTKEIHTQYLGYSGITIKIGDVGLLFDPANMIDPQTMEPLTKCKPLIILYTHDHHDHYNAETLKTLAKKLDCKIIIEPAMTGKLKGIVEAERLYPAEHGKTLEVDGVRVTGVKGRHVGPITLYLAEASGIRIFHGGDSGYVNLAELSPVDLAILPCGTPSPTASPKDAYKMALDLKPKHVIAVHGSNAEVEELKRLLAEGLPNTEFTAPKQGEKHTLKW
- a CDS encoding winged helix-turn-helix domain-containing protein; translation: MMMEDRTTKFLKRRDRITIYLNILEAIQQLSSTSPTKRAKITHVLYKSNLNTKRLKERLQELSYLDLITWDNTGLKLTEKGKTFLQEYQNLINKINQYIKTR